AAACTGTGGACACAAATCAGAAGAAGGGTAAAATTCTGCAACACAGACAAACAATCTGAAACTCAGATTTCAGCGCCCGGGTTTACCATCTGGTCAGGACACGGCCGCGCTCACTCGCTTCCGCATCGCGTCTGTGGCTGCTTTGCGCCACAGGGTCACAGTCGGGTGGTTGCGAAAGAGAACCTGTGTCCACACAGCCCGACACTGACTGCCTGGCCCGTTGCAGAAAATATCTGCCAACGCCCGCGGCAGAGGCGGAGCCGCTCAGGAGAGAGCCGCAGGGCTCCATCAACAGCGGGCGTTAGCAAGGCTAATGGCAGCGCCCGTTTCAAGAATTAAGAACCGAGCTGTTGTGTGGAAATCTGCAGAAAAAGTATGCATTTGCATTAGGCAAAGGCAGCCACGGACAACACAAAGAATCCTTCATGTGTTGGCTGGATTCCAATAAAGCATGGCCAGAGCATACTagattcaataaaaaataaaactttcttttttaaaccaaataGGCAGTGAGCTGGATATAGCTCCCTGGCCATAGTTTTCCAATCCCGGTTTCATCCATCTCTTCTGTAGTTTTGACCCCACTAGATTTCGTTTGCTCGTGTATTTAAGTTTCCCTCAAACTCTGCCCGCAGTGCCTGCATGATCTCAGCTTTCCTTGCGACACTGCTGCTCGCCAGTTCCACACGCACGTCTCCCTCCTGCATGCTCTGACTCAGACTGAGGAAGCTGGCTGCCCCCGGTACGTGTCCCCTGGGGTGATGCATGGCGGACTCAGGAGCAACAGGCCCCGGAAGAAACTTCTCCTCTGGCACGTGCCCACCTGAGAGCCTCCGCAGGTGGGTCTGCGTCTCTGTGAACGGTCCCCCAGCGCACACACATCACGGACACGGGCAGAGGCACAGGCACGGGACTGGAGGCGGGTTCATACTAAATTCTTCTCAAGGTGGAAGGGGGAGTGTCAGTGGTCACAACCACAGAAACTCTAAGCTCAACAGTCCTTCTTAATCCTGTGCAGAACTGGCTTCTACTTACACGAaggaagtgaggctcagaggaggggaaAGATGTTAGCAGGGGGACACCGTGAATTCGTTGTAGAAATAGCTCTCATAATTTGTGTGTCCTCAGGGCAGTAAAGAGATGAAGCCAGCAGAGAACAAGGTTATCTGATGGTCTTCGGGGAGTGGAGCTCAGCGGTGACGCTACAGCACCGACAGGATGGATCAGTGAGGAATGGAGTCTACGGATCCTACTGGCTGTATCTGCAATCCCGAGACCCTCTAACCTGCTTTCCCTGGgacagcagccctgcctcctctaGCTGCttgctccctgcctccagccaccAGGAGCCCTCTTAAAAAGCCAATTCTGTCTCTGGTGAATAACCTTGTTCCTCCGAGTCAGAGAAGAGAGACAATGGAACCTCCTTTCAGCTTTCCACCTAAACTCAGTTACTCACAGGTTGAATGTCTGGGCTGTGTGTGATCAAGATGGTCAGGAATTCCTGCAAACGGAGATGAAACTGGGGTGGATTTCTTTATCTCTGCTCAGGCTAACTCGGGAGCGTCCCAGTGACCCTGTATGGCCGTTTCCCGGCCCCGGGGCATGTGGCAGCGGGGCTGCGAGGAGGGTGAGGGGCAAGTTCCTCCCAAGTTCACGTCTAAGCGGACGCTGCTCATCCCACCACCCCACCTGCTGCCCTGTTTCCCCACCACTGCTGCAACTGGGCATGCTGGTCTCCGGGAGGGGATACGGGCAGGGGTGGGCGGGGCTTCCTCACCTTTGACCTGAAGCTGCAGTTGGTCACTGGGAAAAGACCACACATAGGGGTCTCCGTTGAAGGCACCGTAGCATCTGTAGGTCCCGGCCTGTGTGGAGGAGACTCGATTCAGGGGGAAGACAGCCCAGTGTCCTTTATCCAGGAGGCCAGAGCTGCGGTTCTGGGTGGAGTGAACTCCATCTTCTCCGGTGAGAATAAACACATCAAACTTGATATTGGAGAAGCACTGCAACTTCACCTTCTCCCCGAGAGCCACCACAGGGCCAACCATGCTTGAGAGGGAGGGTTTCTCATAAGctcctgagaaagaaggaagtttgGTGATAAACAGAAGGGCCGGTTACACACTGTCCCTTTCTGTTCCTGGAGCAGAGATGGCTctggcttctctcccctccttgtCCTGCCCTGAGGAAACCTGTGTGAGCATCACCCCTGAGCCTTCCTGAGGATGGCGGTTTGGTCCTGTGTGCTTCATGTCTCCAAATCCTTGTTCCCCCTTCTGCAGAGGGGGCAGTCTGGCTCTGCTGCCTGCGTGTCTCACTCACCGGTCATCACCAGCTGCAGGGGGTCACTCCACGGGGACCAGTGCCCTCCTGTCTGATAGGAACACTGGTACAGCCCTGCAAAGCCTGGTGTCATCTCTGTGGTATTCAAAGTGTTGGTCCTCCGAGGCAtgatttgtctgtctctgtccgCGGGCTCGGGGACCCCCACTTTAGAGATCCTGTACGCCTCAGCGTGTCCAGGCCCCTCACACAGGATGGTCACAGGTTCCTTAGATGGAACCACGGATCCTGGCAGAGCTGTGATCCGAGGTCGGGGGAGATTTCCTGGAAGCAAGGAAACAGGTAATGAACTCACAACGGTGTCTGCTTCTTACATCCTCCTCCCCTccgtcccctctcccacccccagtctAAATGCTGCGTCCCCCTTCCAGCTGCCAAGAAAGCTGATACCTGGCCCAAACCCCACTGGGTCCTTGGGAGTGTTACAAGGACTACTCACCCTTCTGTGCCTGAGTGCTCTGGCCCAGATACAACCCTAGAAGGAGACACCGAGTGAGAACCAGACCTGCCCTCCTGGATCCACCACCTATTTGCACCCCGACCCTTCTCTCCCAGACTCACCAAGAAACAGCAGAGTGGGAAGGACCACAGACATGATCCTGCGTCCAAGCCGACCTGCTGGCCTCAGCGCCGCTCCTCTTGTGAGGAGCAGACCGCTCTGGCAAGAGGCGCTGACCTACGGGAAGTCGTGGGGAAGCTTTCAGTTCTCAGTCCTACAGCGAGGGCAGTTcacatcctcttcctcctgggcgGGGCCTGCCCACGTAGCGGGCGTCAGGAGCACCTTGACCTGAACTTCAGCCATCAGCCCAGCCTGACCCCAGTCTTCTGTCCCTGCTGCTTCATTAACATCAAAACTTTCTGTATAAAGTGAGCGGTGAGAGAGATGCCAGAcagagaagaggacagaacaTTCCCAGTGTGAGGTCTGCTCTGAAATACCGGGGGAGCTCATGGCCCTTGCCTCGTGACCCTGCActtccatctcctcctgtgcaaaATGGGCCAGATTATGAGTTTCTGAAGAGCTCTCCTCAGGGTGTGTGCAAACCGCCCAGAACACGcgctgctggggggggggggcacagcaCACTCACGGGTTCTGCCTCTTCCCTGGACTGTGGTCCCAGCATCGTGTCAGCACTGGTTCTGTGCGTGGTGTCAGCTTTGAACCTGAGCCAGGTGCTTTCATTGGGTCTGTCACAGGTTTGTTCTTGAGCCGTCACGCCGGCTGAGCCGTGCGGAGTAGCGCTGCCATCCCTTCTTCTGGATGAACATGTAATTTTGACGGAAAATCTCCTCCTTCCACCCCAAATGGAGCGCTCTTCTCCACAGGTCTGAACTGACTCACGTCCCTGAGCTCTCCTTTGAGGAGGATCACACGGGGGCAGGTGACAGGGAGTCTGCACAGAGCTGTGGTGGCTGGAGTGCTGTTCCAAAGCACCTAGTCGGCTCTCAGTGCATCCGGTTCTGAGGACCTTGCAGCCATTGGTGGAATCACACATGGATCTGCAAATTCAGAAATAACTCCGACTTCCGCCAGCATTTCCCTTTGGTCGCTGTGCATCAGCCCCACCACCTGAGCTGGACACCAGCGTCACCGCAGCCCTGGTCAGTTACGTCCACGCTGATCAGATCTGCTGTGTCCACGTGCTTGGGTCGCGGCTGGGCAGAGAGAAATGCGGCGTAGAGGCTGTAATTTGAGAGGTCTGTGGTTGACGAGGAGGGGTGTCCCCAGGACCGAGAAGACATTGAAAGTTTCCAACTTAGGGGAAGAGGCGGACAGGGGCAACGTGGTTGGACAGgactttcctttctctgaggCTAGGGGAGCATATCCACATCTACCTTTTATCTATCAGTTATCTCTTCATTATCCATCTGTTTCATTCTATCTGTCTTTCtattatctatccatccatccatccatccattgtcTATGAATCATCTATTCATTATCTATCAATCATCTATTATCtatctcatttattatttatctattatctCTTAGTCATTTCTTATCTGTCTATGTATCCACCCATTATTTGTCAtctttatttatctcttttttgtttatctgtcaaCATCCATGTGTCATATTTCTATGTTTCatatctctccctcctctgcactcTCTCGCACTGTCCACTATAGCATCAAAAGTGAATCCTTgaggggaggatgtagctcagtggtacagcacatgcttagcatggtatgaggtcctggcttcaatacccagtacctccattaaaataaataaattaattaaagtgaATCCTTGAAATAGTGGAGTCACTATGTTTTGGGTCCCCATTCCTACAGCAGCATTTTAATCTTTGTATATAATGCAAGGGATAAGAGAATCtcagaataaaaaaggaagacataatTTCCAATCTGAGGACTGCTGTGAAATCCCGTGAACTCCTGGTCCTCACCTCTCAGTGCTCCATAATGCATCCTTTATACGCTAAATGAGGGGCAGTGCCGATGAGTTCCTGAAAAGCCGTAGTCACACAGTGTGTAAGGTGCCTAAGACAGATCTTGCTAGCGAGACAGTTGCATAGTTATTATGAAAGCATCTCTTTGGCCCTGTTCCTGTTTGCCCACCCCCGTCCCCCTCTAGCCCCAGAAGAAACTACTCATAGCTTGGGATCACTAAGCAATTTAACCGAACTCCTGACTTCTGCTTTCCTGCGTGCACACCATGCTTTGCCTGGTCTGTTGCCTCACCTAATTCTTTCCCCAGATTAAAAGAAGTGAGAATGAAGaataaagtagtttaaaaaaaaaagacactatgaactcatctacaaaacagaaacagacttccagacttagtaaacaatcttatggttaccggggaaagggggtgggaaggaataaattcgggagcttgagatttacaaatgttggccactctatataaaaatagattttcaaaaagtttcttctatatagcacagggaactatgttcaatatcttgtagtaacctttcatgaaaaagaatatgaaaatgaatatttgcatgtatctgcatgactgggagattgtgctgcacaccagaaatggacacattgtaactgtactttaatttaacaaaaaagaattaagcaGTTAAAGAATGACTCGGTCGCTGCCGCCCAGCAGCCCCTttagcaatcctgcaggcagaccGCGTGGGCAAGACAGCATCTGGAGAAAGATAATGAGGGCTCAGCCAGTCTGCACGCGACAGACAAAGATGCCGCacaccccagcctcctgcctcccctttaAAACCTGTCGTGGCcaagcagaatcttcagagttggttCTGGGACGCAaatctgccttctccccagattgctggaCTTCTGATTAAAGTAACCTTTCCTCTCTGCCAACACTTGCCTCTTGAGTGTTGGCTTCCAAGTGGCGAGCAGCCTAgcctgagtttggtaacaattATTCCATCGTCCTGACCTTTTCTGCAAATGTTCCCAACTTACGTCAGCAGTGACAGTTTGTGCCCTTTGACAAAcatccccccttcccccacctcccctgcctccGTGAGTCTGACTTTTTAGGGTCCACGTATAAATGATGCCGTTCACTCACATTGTGTCGTCCTCCGTCTGGCTTATCTCACGGAGCAGAAGGccctccaggggcatccatgttggCCCAAGTGGCAGCATTTGGAGGCCTTAATGAAAACCAGGTGATTTAGATGGTGGCTGCTATTTCTTCTCCCAGGGTGACAGCCCTGCCTTGTCCATGAGATGCCTCTGCCCACTTGCAGGGACCCAGAGCCTGTCTGAGACAGGTTTTTAACGGCACAGGGCGTGCTGCTGAACTGTTTCTGAACTGTGGCTTCTTATCAGCTTGTCCAGCGCTCTGCTGCGGCCACAGAGTTCCTGTTTCACACATCCGGCGTCCTTTGCGGGCTCTGTCTACCCCACTCTGACTCGCTTATTCCAACAGAAGTCTGTTTAAATCCACCCGTCTCCCCGGCCACCTATGAGTTATGTGAACTTGGGGATGTTAACTTAAGATTTCAGTCTCAATTTCTTCACGCATGAATGAGAATGCTAAGCGCGCACATGCCCCAGAGGGTTACGGCATGACTAAGTGGAATAACTTAAAGACTGGCTCATGACACACGTGAGTCCTCGGGTGAATCTGTGATTGTATTCCTTCCAGCTGACGTTCTGAAAGCTaaaatatgtgtgcatgtgagtaAACAACTGTATACCTTATGCACTGGTTTATTCAGTTGGCTAGTTAGGTAACTAGTTAGCTCTTGTGCTTAGCTAGTAGTTCAAGGCGCTGACTGTCATGCCTTACTGCCTTGATTTGAATCCTGGATCAGGCAATTATAATCTTACAGCTAACTGAGCATTACTTTTCAACATCAGTAAAATGAGATTACAACAGCGCCTACGTCGTAACTTTTGTGAGGATTCAACGATGTGGCACGTGCGAAGCTGTTAAAGTCGTTCCAAGCAATGGCTTTTGCtccataattttattattatgaagagtaatttgtcattttaaaactaGTCATTAATACTTCCTTTTAATTACATGGGTTGTTAAACCATCCTCTTAAAATGCTGAATGGAATTGGGTTCTATAGCTAACACAGCCTTGTTTTGGAAACTGTTATTATTCTTGGGCATTTGTTTGATATGCAGAAGTATCATCTCTCCGAGGAGTGTATAAAATGTCTCCATTCTTTGTCAGATGGCTTTCCACCAAATACCATTGCTTGGTTTAATTTGTACTCACTGTTGATTGCCGAGGTTAATCTTTGATACATTTACTGGATTTGTATTTCAACATTTCTGAATTATAAGTGTGAGTTTTGaaaagagggtgagagagagaacTTTGTAAGAGCAAAGGAGGAATACGTTTTGGGGGTTTGTGTtgcaagtgtgtgtggaagcagcaGAGAGACAGGTGCATTTTATAAGCAGTAAATTGACACGTGGCAAGACGTGCTTTCCATTCCCATTTGTTTAGGCCAGTGGATTGATAATAGTGACCCAGTCattttttctgattctattcCACTATAGCTCATTGTGGATAccgaatacagttccctgtgctgtgcagtgagtccttgttgcttacctgctctatgtgtagtagtttgtatctgttaatcccaactcctaatctgtccctgtgcccctccttttcctttttggtaatcagaagtttgctttctgtatctgtgggtctgtttctgttttgtatacagattcatttgtattagttttcagattctacatgtaagtgatatcatatgatatttgtttttcactgtctgacttacttcactcagtataatattctctagctccatccatggctgcaaatggcaatactttattcttttttgtagttGAGCAAAatttcattgtatatacatacaccacaatTTATGCTTTTATAATCATAATCATTACCACTATTATTGTTATTGACATAATCATTTTTACCTCagtgtttcatttctcttcccccttctccctacATTTTCTCTTAAGTGTCAAAATTAGATAAGCCTaaagttctctctttctctttctgtctctctttctctttcctgagaTCCATAATTGGGGAGATAAGCAAGTGTCTCAGGAAAACAATCccaaatggaaagataaaatcAAACACACATACCCGCACCCCTTGAAAAAACCAcaaacaattaaattttttcGTATAGAGCTTAGATCAGAAATACGAGGGGCTGGCTAAATACTCTGCTTAGGGGTCACacgccaaaatcaaggtgtcatccAGTTTGGATTCTATTCTCAAGACTCCGGGGAAGCATCCACTCCCAGGGTCCCTTAGTGTGCTcacagaattcattttcttcttacagTTCCCACGTGTGCCCGCCTGCACAGCGTCTTCATCTCCAGCAACAACGTGTTAAATCCCTCTCATGCTCCAAATCTCTGATTTCCTCTTCTACCCGGTCTCTCCGGCTTCTTTCTCCAGCAAGGGCTCGTGTAATTACATCGTGCCCGCCTGATAACCCAGGACCACCTCCCTAGCTTGACAGCAACTGATTAGGAACTTTAATTGCACCTGCAAAATCCCCCCTGCCCTGTAACAACACAACCACTCAGAAAAACCACAGAcaacttgctgaattctttcatccCTCTTATCTAGTCATAGGCTATTTTCCCAGTCATAGAGCCTAGAGAGGCTTCAAGTTTtcgaatttttttcccctcaaaaaacaTCGGCTCTCCAACAGGCAAAATGAGACAAGATGAACATGTATaagaatgaatacaaaataaGTGGAATGAATACACATTTAGATGTCAGCATAAATGAGCACCATCAGCTGCGGAACAAATGAGCTTGATCATTATGATTTACGCATTTTATTTAACAGACTTGATGCATTTCAGTGTACTTAGTACAGTGGAAGCAGGCAGCCAATTGCAattacatcagtggttctcagccaggggtTATTTTGTTCCCCCAGGGGGCATTTGACAATGTTTGAGGATATTTTTGGTGGTCAGAACCGGAAGGTGCTTTTGGCATCTTGTGGTAGAGACCAGGAATGTTGATAAAAAATCCTGCAGTGCACAGGTCAGCCCCCATGACAAAGAATCGTTCATCTCAACATGCTGATAGTGCCAAGGCTGAAAAACCTGGCCTAGACGGTCTGGGAGGGAGACTGCCTATTAAAGAATCATCTGGGGAGATTTTGCAGCTCCTGGCTCCCTAAAGCCCACCGCAGACTAATTCAACTAGGATTGCCAAGGATAGGGCCTGGGTAATTTTAGTGTGAGTCTCGTTTTAAGGGTTGAGAACCACCTATCGATAATTATGGTGAGGGCCACTGCATCGTGGGCCG
This region of Camelus ferus isolate YT-003-E chromosome 9, BCGSAC_Cfer_1.0, whole genome shotgun sequence genomic DNA includes:
- the LOC102514254 gene encoding leukocyte immunoglobulin-like receptor subfamily A member 5 isoform X1, yielding MCDSTNGCKVLRTGCTESRLGALEQHSSHHSSVQTPCHLPPCDPPQRRAQGRESVQTCGEERSIWGGRRRFSVKITCSSRRRDGSATPHGSAGVTAQEQTCDRPNESTWLRFKADTTHRTSADTMLGPQSREEAEPVSASCQSGLLLTRGAALRPAGRLGRRIMSVVLPTLLFLGLYLGQSTQAQKGNLPRPRITALPGSVVPSKEPVTILCEGPGHAEAYRISKVGVPEPADRDRQIMPRRTNTLNTTEMTPGFAGLYQCSYQTGGHWSPWSDPLQLVMTGAYEKPSLSSMVGPVVALGEKVKLQCFSNIKFDVFILTGEDGVHSTQNRSSGLLDKGHWAVFPLNRVSSTQAGTYRCYGAFNGDPYVWSFPSDQLQLQVKGIPDHLDHTQPRHSTSLPHSPSFEGKRLGLLIGAPVVAGVLILVLLLFLCCRCKAKNDAARKEGQPEAAGPADGQASEATDPQEVTYSQLTCSVPHQGTAGTPSLPRQTQASEYATLALR
- the LOC102514254 gene encoding killer cell immunoglobulin-like receptor 2DL4 isoform X2 yields the protein MCDSTNGCKVLRTGCTESRLGALEQHSSHHSSVQTPCHLPPCDPPQRRAQGRESVQTCGEERSIWGGRRRFSVKITCSSRRRDGSATPHGSAGVTAQEQTCDRPNESTWLRFKADTTHRTSADTMLGPQSREEAEPVSASCQSGLLLTRGAALRPAGRLGRRIMSVVLPTLLFLGNLPRPRITALPGSVVPSKEPVTILCEGPGHAEAYRISKVGVPEPADRDRQIMPRRTNTLNTTEMTPGFAGLYQCSYQTGGHWSPWSDPLQLVMTGAYEKPSLSSMVGPVVALGEKVKLQCFSNIKFDVFILTGEDGVHSTQNRSSGLLDKGHWAVFPLNRVSSTQAGTYRCYGAFNGDPYVWSFPSDQLQLQVKGIPDHLDHTQPRHSTSLPHSPSFEGKRLGLLIGAPVVAGVLILVLLLFLCCRCKAKNDAARKEGQPEAAGPADGQASEATDPQEVTYSQLTCSVPHQGTAGTPSLPRQTQASEYATLALR
- the LOC102514254 gene encoding leukocyte immunoglobulin-like receptor subfamily B member 4 isoform X3, whose product is MCDSTNGCKVLRTGCTESRLGALEQHSSHHSSVQTPCHLPPCDPPQRRAQGRESVQTCGEERSIWGGRRRFSVKITCSSRRRDGSATPHGSAGVTAQEQTCDRPNESTWLRFKADTTHRTSADTMLGPQSREEAEPVSASCQSGLLLTRGAALRPAGRLGRRIMSVVLPTLLFLGLYLGQSTQAQKGNLPRPRITALPGSVVPSKEPVTILCEGPGHAEAYRISKVGVPEPADRDRQIMPRRTNTLNTTEMTPGFAGLYQCSYQTGGHWSPWSDPLQLVMTGAYEKPSLSSMVGPVVALGEKVKLQCFSNIKFDVFILTGEDGVHSTQNRSSGLLDKGHWAVFPLNRVSSTQAGTYRCYGAFNGDPYVWSFPSDQLQLQVKALPHSPSFEGKRLGLLIGAPVVAGVLILVLLLFLCCRCKAKNDAARKEGQPEAAGPADGQASEATDPQEVTYSQLTCSVPHQGTAGTPSLPRQTQASEYATLALR